The region CCAGATTTTAGCTACAAATCCTGTAAATAGCTGTACTAAAGTGTTAAAATTATCTAAAGTTAAATCTGCATGTTAAAAACTTAACAAGCTACGGGTGCAGTACTGAATCAATCCACTAGAGGGGCGCGCAGCAATTACAGCAAGTTACCACCATGGAAAATGCGCCATGAAAAAAACGCAAATAAAGAAGTTGTATAAAAGTTgtataaaaataaaggaaagatgCAATTACATTAAGTTCTTTTTGTACCCCCTGTTCTTTTTAACTATTCTTCCTCATAGTctttctcctcatcttctccatgCACAAAACTCATTTAATCTCTATTCATTACattgtttcacacacacacacacacacacacacacacacaccacacacacatacacacacggttGGATTTGCTGAGATTGCTGACAACAAATTGGCTGGGATGAGTTCTCTTTAAGTTTAAGCCTTGAGAATAGAACCACAATTCCCAGGATGCACCAACTGCTaaatttctttgtgtgtgttttctaaaaCGTTCCAGGCAACTGACATCTATGATTCTTTTGCTAATTGGTGAGCACATTTAAACTCTCTTTGAAAATATCTAAATTGATCTGTGTAGTTTAATCTCCAGCAGCTACCAAAGCTGGTTGCCGACAACAACCAGCAGATGTTTTTACTCAAAGCGTGAATGTTCCCCAGTCATTTCGGTGACCTGACTTTTTAATGTCCTTCCTGTCGTTCCTGATGTTTGAGTTCAGGTTGAGATGACGTGTTTTGACTCAGCAGCGTCCGACAGCCCGTCTATCATCCTGACGCTGACGTCAGACAGGGAGACAAACATTCCCAGGAGCAGAAGCTGTTCCGGTGCTCCAGTGGCTCCCCAAGTTCCTAACATCTTTGGGAAGTAATCAAACTTTTGATGATTTTTGAAggaccccacccccacccacccacctctcctcctcctgctgggcGCTATGATTCCCCACCtcccacctgaacacacctggcTGATGCATCATCTCCCCAGGTTCACCTGACCCAGGAGTCTTTGACCACGTCAGAATGTTTGACGTTTCTTTTTGACTGAATCCTCTGTGACACTGCTGGACGAGCTCTGCGGCGTTTGACTTGAGCGATGAGGTCACCGCTCTTTCCCGTCTGACAGACACTTTTCCTTTAGGCTCCTTATCTCTTCCCTCCTGATCTGGTCTGCGGAGTTCATTTTGTCCTCGGTTCGTCCCTTATCGCCCTCGCTCCTCCGCCTCGCAAACAAGACTTTAACAAGTGGCCGAGCCTCCCTCATCCTGCTGGCCTGAATGTCACTTTCTACAAGAGTCAAACAGATCAGATCATCGCTTTGGCTTCTTTCTGAACAAAGATGGTGAAATTAAGTCTGTCCAGAGAAGAATGATGTGCTATTTCTACAAAAATGTAATGTTATCATTGCATATTAAACCGAGTAGATATTAGTAAGCAACCATAACTGTGGTTATAAAGTtctaaaatgacagaaacacTTTTGTCATTCAGCTGTTTTGTGCTCTGTGGTTGGAGCCGAGCAGCCTGATAAATGTGACCTCcaaaccactgtgtgtgtgtgtgtgtgtgtgtgtgtggtgtgtgtgtgtgtgtgcgtgcgtgtgtgtgtgtgtgtgtgtcgtaaCGCTGTAAAGCTGAAGCGGCGACACTGCCATCGTGTGGCAATTCAGCCAAACTGCATCTAAATTTTGTTCGTccacttttacattttaaaatgtttttccatCAGTTTTATTCAGTTAAATATGATCTCTGCTCTCCATATCTTTGGTTTTCaatcttctccttttcctgcttttgtctttCATCTTAAATAATCCAATTTCCAATTTGAATGAAACAAAATGTATCAACATTAAAGTTAGAATAATATTTATGTGAATTCATTTTGATTATATTATTGAATACTTAAAAAGCCAGAGAAAAAGTGTGGGGATCTTTGAATTGTTCTACTTTAGATTTATTTCATCATCTTTGCGTGATGTCTTTTAgtctctgttctgtttttgtccttttctgccCAACATCGACACATATTTAATCTGAAATCGATGGACAGACGAGAGACGTTTGTCTTCACTCTCATTTTCCCACTGCTCTCATCTGCATGTGCATATTTTAAAGCACGACAGGATCAATACATGTGATCAATCTGTCCCTCTGAGCTCTCACGACGTTGTTTCTCATCGatttctctcctttattttttaattcccgtctgttcctctctgctcttcgTCCCCAGATGAGTTCCTTCAGCACCAGAGCTTTGACGCTGCTGTCCTCAGTGTTCGGGGCCTGCGGCCTGTTGTTGGTCGGCGTTGCCGTGTCAACGGACTACTGGCTGTTGATGGAGGAGGGAATTATCCTGCAGCAGAATCAGACCACTGAGGTCAAGATGGCACTGCACTCTGGCCTGTGGAGGGTCTGCTTCATAGCAGGTGAGTGGGGGGCATCCAAcccttcatccatccaacaATTTAtgcatccatccctccatcaaacatccatccaaccaaccatccaACCACGCATCCATTTGTCCAaacatgcatgcatccatcctccattcatccaaccatcatTTACCCacccatccaacatccatctgacatccatccatcatgtctctctgtgtctctgagtctctgagtctctgtgtctgtgtctctgtgtctctgagtctgtgtctctgagtctctgagtctctgtgtttgtgtctctgtgtctgtgtctctgtgtctctgagtctgagtctctgagtctctgagtctctgagtctctgagtctctgagtctgtgtctctgagtctctgagtctctgagtctctgagtctctgagtctctgagtctctgagtctctgtgtctgtgtctctgagtctctgagtctctgagtctctgagtctgtgtctctgtgtctctgagtctctgtgtctctgagtctgtgtctgtgtctctgtgtctctgagtctctgtgtctctgtgtctctgtgtctctgagtcTCTGAGTCTCTGAGTCTCTGAGTCTCTGAGTCTCTATGTCTTGGGTCAGAGTGCTGTTGCTCTAGGGAGGCggccatgtttgtgtttccctgttGTCTGACGCCTGGTACAAAaggtcagaggaggaaaacactgGTGGCATTTGGaacggctgtgtgtgtgtgtgtgtgtgtgtgtgtgtgtggtgtgggtgtgtgtgtgtgggtgtgtgtgtgtgtgttgtgtgtgtgtgtgtgtgtgtgtcctctctgtGCCTACACTTTGAGGTTAATCATCTTCTCTGTATTCAGCGCAGACCTGATTTCCTCCTGATGCTTTTGACCACAGTCTGTCTCTGATTCACTTTTTCTCCCTTTCACCTCCATTTTCACCATCTCTCTTTTTACTCCCTCTTGTCCTTTCGCTCATTTCCTCCATTCTTTCCACCCCTGTCTGTCACTTTCCTGTTATTTCTCTTTGATATTTATTCTCAGATGGTTTAAATAAACATGTATTTGTCCCTTTACCCTGAGGTAACTAATATTTCTTCCCTcccttcacttcctctcttttcatCTTTCCGTCTCTCCCTCAGGACCAGAGAAGGGCAGATGTGTGGCGTCAGAGTATTTCACCGAGCCAGAAATAGAAATCACCACAGAAAACACGGCCAACATTCTCAGTAAGCAACAGTCTCACGTGCACACTGAAATTTCATGCAAGAAGATCCTTTAACACATTTCATTGTGTCTCCTGGGGACCAAAATGTGTGTTTCGTCAACACAAATTCAAGAGTaaacaatgataataaaataaaccacAGTAATAATCATTAACGTAATTAAGCAGCAATAACCTAAGGACTAACTTCTGTAGCAGGGCTTAAATTAAAGGAGCATAAATGTGACCTCcaaaccactgtgtgtgtgtgtgtgtgtgtgtgtgtgtgtgtgtgtgtgtgtgtgtgtgtgtgtgtgtgtgtgtgtgattagtcATCTAATATTTCACCagagtctctctgtccctcctgcAGAGATGGTCCGGACCGCCACGCCCTTCCCAATGGTCTCATTGCTCTTCGTCTTCACTGCCTTCGTCATCAGTAACATCGGACACATCCGGCCGCAGCGAACCATCCTGGCCTTCGTCTCCGGTATCTTCTTCATCCTGTCAGGTGTGTCAGGCAGCTTGAGCCTCAGAAGGTGGAATCAGCTGGGCTCATCGTGGGTCTGTGCTCAGAATTGAGCGTTCAGTCTGTGCTCCAGGATTTTCTCATCTCGGTTTTGATCCAATAGTTTAGAGTTAAATTTGTAGCAATGCATCCTGGGAGGTTTACCCCAACGCTGAGCTGTGGCAGAATCTGTGGAGAACAGATACATTTGCTGGTGCTCAACATGTTCCTGTCAGAACTGAGCTCCATCCAGTGAATAAGTCAGGAAAAGGAACTTTTTATCACGCTTTTCTCAACCCCTTTAAATTCAGCACTCATCTGCTGCCGGCAGATAAAAAGTCCTTTTAAATTCAATCAGAGATTTAAAATTGAAGTCTCACTCTGTGGCATTCCCGGGTGACCGTCCTTGTCTGCGGCTTCTTTCTGCACTTTGGAGAAAGTCTTTTTAGGATATTCGttaatgtgctgcagctgtaTTCAGTAACTGAGATATTTTCGTGATTAAGTCACAACCACATCACTGTGTAACTGCTTTTTGTCAAccctgtcaccatgacaacatgaCCACTGGTGAGAGTGAGAGAAGATCTTTTGTCCAGCCTGAAACgagaatgtcttttttttgagAAATTGTTCAATAAATCCATCATAAACCATCAAATACTGAGGTAATCTATGGGCCCCTATGGGACCAAACTCAGCCGTTAGGTGTCTGTTAAGTCTGTTAGGTGTCTGTAGTCTGTTAGGTGTCCTgttgtctccagcatcagtgtctgcTGACAAGACTGCAGCATAAATATTAAGATCTTCggtctctgtttttttttttatcgtcaaaagagacgcagcagcagactgCAGCAGAGGGGGGAAGCAAACTCGTTAAAAGTCAAACTTCCTGAGGGGCTTTAATGATGAAGAGTCAGTTTGGAGGAAGGTGGACTCTTCTTACCTGTTTCCAAATGGCAGCTTGTCAGTCGTATCTTTGATCTTGTTGCTGACTCCACAGAGAAGGAGATTTAATTCCTGATAATTGCTGAGGAAGCTGAAGGGGAGGGCTGGAGAGCCAGCTTCTACTAAAGCAGCTGGTCAGACAGTCAAACCGTCAGAGTTTATTGTCGTCTGACAGTTCAGTCAGTGTGTAATGAGGAGTCTCAGTGTTCTCACAGTCAGAGCTTTAATCTGAAACGTCTGAAGATCTGGACACAAACTGTCAGGAAGTAATGAATGAGCTCTTTGATCAGGTCTTCTCATAGAGGTTTCTGCAAGTTTATTAACTTTAAATGAGGTTTTATATCTAAACTCACAAAATTATTGATTCTAAAGCCGTTTTGGACAGTtaaaagcttcttcagttcCCGAGGACCGTTCTGATGGAGAAcaggatctctctctctctctctatctctgtctctctctctctctctcacacacacacacacacacacacacacacacacacctgctgtgagAAAAACCTTGAAAGAAACATTCACCTCATCTGAGGTCTGAGCGTCTGTTGACTTCTGTGTATTTGACCTGTTTCAGTGGACCCGAGTCCATAAGGGTAAAGGTCAGAATCATATTAGTGTGTCGATCGATCCAGAATCCACATTTTAAAGTTATCATTCCAGACTTAAACCAAAATCACTAAATGTCAGCAAAATATCAGAGAATCGTGTGGGCAAACAGGGTGACATCACCTCCTCGCCTCACCACAGGACAGCTGACGGTTCTGCTGAGTACAGGCCCGGCATTTCGCTGATGATGGGCTTTATTTAGACCTGGTTGGACTCAGGATGGGATGACATCACCTCCatcgtgttttgtttttgtgtgaggGAGCTTTACCTCACAGATGCTAGCTTAGCATGGTGGACTGCTGACTGGACGGTTGGGCGGACGTGACAACCGATGTGTCATAGAGAAGTCATCCAAGACAAAATTAATACAAATGCAAACATGTGCTGTGAACATatgaagagagaggggggggggggggggagagagagagagagatcagttTTCTtagtttattattaatatttgagTCATCTGAATTTAACCAAAATACACAGAAACTTTGCCACAGGTTTATTATACCCCAAAGCTCTGGGGTAAAGCAAGGCCTCTACTAGTCTCTGTAAATGTTAGTTTATGCAGCAATATTAATAGTTCTAAATACACAATATGATTCTGTTGCTTTTACATTTGAATCTGAACAATatattttgttctgttttgttacAGGTATTACATTATAGTTTTAATTTAGCTTTaatttttgttttcaatttattttgcagaaatgcgtgaatgtgtgtgtgagtagatGCGTTggtttcatcacacacacactttcaagcGGTTGAAATTATTGGTCGCAACAGCTCTCTCTAGTGGCCAATTGTTGCAATTGCATCTTTGTTGTATTCCTGTAATCTGTTTTCCCTCCAAATTACATAAAAACACTGACTCATGAAATCAAgagtaaaatgcattttttgatattttttaagtgtttttctgaAATAGAGTCTGAGAGTATTACGGTGGCAGACAGGAGTCAACACGCTACAATCGGCCAAACACTTCAAACACAAGAgtgataaataaacaaacaaagcagaagaacacaAGGGAAAATGTTGAAATCACACAAACTAAGTTGGAGCCAAAACTCACGAACAATTGTGAAAAGGAAAATGCTGCAAATGTGAAAACACCGACAGTAAAGTCAGGTTAAAGCGTAGTTACGTAGCTAGAAACCTTGATATCCGAGAGTTTTTATTTATCTCTAAATATTATTACAGTGTGTTTTAGTATTTGCAGCATCTTTCCCATTTTTTTGTAGGTTTGTATTTATTGCTCCTGCTTAGTTCTGTGATTGTCACATTCTTCTCTTGTGGTGTTTTTCTTATTGCATCTTTTCTACATTTGCAGCTTTTCGCCGTTTGTGCTGCGTTTTCTCTTTTGCAGCCCGTTTGCTCCTGTCGGACACCATAAACTACAGTCAGAATTCCTTTGTTTGAAATGAGTTTCGCACATCTGAGATATACTTTAGCATTATGATAGAGGAGTTTAAACAGTGTTATGTTCAACATTTTCCTAAACGAATCCAAGGATGCAATATTAAACATTCCCCTTATATGCTGTCTTTCTTAATATCGTCTCAGTGTGGACACTAAAATTCCATTCTAGGACAAAATCTTGTGTGATTCACATGCTCGTAGGCTTTAATGTTCACAAATGACACAGCTATAAAtacaaagcagcagctgcagactaATGCTGCGGGAGCCGTGTCATCCCGTCCACACAGCAGACGTCTGTAGCCCGGATGGTTAATGATAACGTGTCCTCCTCGTGCTCCAAATAAGCCCAGAGAACCCCAACAACTGGCTGCAGTTAGGAGATAACCAGCCTCCACATTCACAATAATGGGACGTATTATCGCTCCCAGTTTACGCCGCTTCTCCAGTCACTTATTGATGCAGTTCAGACATTTGACCGCCTTCTTTTCTCTCATGTTACaacatgttttgtgtttttgatggagaagaaaaatgtttGAGCGGAGATGATCTGCAGATGAGACAAGAGGTGAACCAAGAaatgacactgtgtgtgtgtgtgtgtgtgtgtgtgtgtgtgtgtgtgtgtgtgtgtgtgtgtgtgtgtgtgtgtgtgttgtgtgtgtgtgtgtgtgcaggtctcAGTCTGGTCGTTGGTCTGGTCTTGTACATCTCCAGTATTAATGATGAGGTGATGAACCGACCCCGGGAGCCCGAGCAGTTCTTCCACTATCGCTACGGCTGGTCCTTCGCCTTCGCTGCGTCCTCCTTCCTGCTGAAAG is a window of Takifugu flavidus isolate HTHZ2018 chromosome 21, ASM371156v2, whole genome shotgun sequence DNA encoding:
- the LOC130518329 gene encoding voltage-dependent calcium channel gamma-7 subunit-like → MSSFSTRALTLLSSVFGACGLLLVGVAVSTDYWLLMEEGIILQQNQTTEVKMALHSGLWRVCFIAGPEKGRCVASEYFTEPEIEITTENTANILKMVRTATPFPMVSLLFVFTAFVISNIGHIRPQRTILAFVSGIFFILSGLSLVVGLVLYISSINDEVMNRPREPEQFFHYRYGWSFAFAASSFLLKEGAGVMSVYLFMKRYAEEELYRPHPALYRPRMSNCSDYSGQFLHPDSWPPPQRGRSASEVSSDISIQLTQTPQQPPPKGGSSCQETPTSSGPSSAASYQLHPASSSSTSSSYPHPFHLAATSTLPRAAHPHPHLSGPPSQSLPMVAPPSAKPPPHYHTHMRMSASPC